Below is a window of Microcoleus sp. bin38.metabat.b11b12b14.051 DNA.
TCCAAACGATCTGGAAAATGTTCGGTATCACTGACGTAAGCAGCGGAATACCCCCGCCAGTTGACGCGGTAGCCCATCGCTTCGCCCGGATGGTTTAGCATCGCAGTTTCCACCTTAATCTCTCCGATGGACAGCGGTTTGCCCACCTCTATATCGTTAAATTTCAGGTCTGCGCCCATAATTTGCAGCGGTACCGGAAAATTGGGGTGGAGCATTTGGTCGTTGAGCCGCTGCTGGATAGTAGCCTTATTAGGAGCCACAGCGCCGTAGATGTGAAAACAATTGCCCCTAATAAAAGCTGGGACAAAAAATGGGAATCCTTGAATGTGATCCCAGTGAGAGTGAGTAAAAAACATATGAGCTTCTACGGGCATCTGCGACAGGAGAGTTTGTCCCAAAACCCGCAATCCTGTACCGCCATCGAAAATTAGGCGGCTGTCACCCACTCGCATTTCTATACAGGGCGTATTGCCCCCATAACGTACTGTTTCCGCCCCGGGAGACGCTATGCTACCTCTAACGCCCCAGAAGTGAACCGTGAATTGGTTTTGCATACTAGACATGGGTTTTCCTGCAAGATTGCTCCGGCGAGCCATCGGTAAGGTGTTTACATATTGGTCAGGGCTTGTGCGATCGAACCCAAGCTCTTTGACGGTCGAGAAACGCACTTGTTAAAAGTACCAAAAGTCTCGCTTGTCAGAGAATGCAAAACTGTTGGGCTTGACAACTGAGCAAGAAATTACAAGGTAGACTAATGAAGTCTCGATCGTAACTATATCTTGGACTCCCTTCACTAGCCTAACCTCCGCAGAGACACTTTGGGGCAGGAGTTCTGCCTGAGTGTGGTCTTGCAGCCGCTGTTTTTCCAGTCACCGCACTTGCCTGGTGCAGGCTGGCGCGATTGGTTGTTGGCGCTGCTGCGACGGCGGGTTTGAACGTTGGGGATGGCCAGCAGGCTTTCTGCTGCGAGCCATCGACCACAATATCCCGACCCCGCGGGCCATTTTGCCCCGATATCTGACGGCTATCGCCTCGCGGGCGTAACTCGGGGGGCCTACAAGAATTACGGTTAATTTACCTAATTCTATCTGCTCGCGCCCTCCAACCCCTGCCCTGTTGATGGGGTAATGCTTTTAACGAGATATCGGTTTAATTAACAGAAGTCTCATTAATCGATCGAACGCACCCCATCTCAAGCAAAGCTGCTTTTGGGAGAATTTTGCAGCGGGCGATGCCGCCGTCCTTGGCACTACTGCTGTCCAGGGCGAGCGACATCGAGCTTTAGCCGCCCGCGCTCCCAAAAACAACAGGAAATCCTGTGCGATCGCACTCAATCAAGGTCGTACCGAGGGATTCGATTGCGTCATGCCAACTTAATGCCCTACCTGAAGAAATTATAGCGGATGGGAGCGCATCTGTTTGCTGGTCACGCTCTACCGAACTCTCTACCGAACTCTCTATTGAACTCTCTATTGAACTACAGTCGTTTTCTAGCTGAGGGCGAGGAGCAAGATTTTGTTCAAAAATTTTAGCAGTTTAAGAATAATCCTGCTGTTAATTATCCAACAATTTTGTCTGGGTTCAGGCGTCGCTAAGTCGAGAAACAGATTTTCCTTTTTCGATTTGACATTTGATACGGACTCCACAGATGAATCTGGCAGCTTGAACTGATGTCTCAAATTTGGGACTTTCCACTAGAGCCTTGCGGGGACTGGGATTAAAGTTGACAGGAGCTGCTGCTGTCGGTAGAGTTAGCCGTCAAGCCGCGAACCCAGCTTTAACTGATACGTTTCACTTGAATTATGGCGCAACATCGGAATCCGAGTCTTTGGATGGATGCGGACTAAAGTCCTCACTACGAACCTTTTGATGCGGACTCGCATTCCGAACGATATAACCTTTTGATGCGGACTCGCATTCCGAACGATCGAACTTTTTGTATTGCGGGTAATTAACCGGACAGGATGTGACACTGGGGGCAGCGAACTCTTGGGCATCGGGGCAAAAAGCTAAATTTTCGTCGCGCGTTTCTGTGCAGACGAATTCCACGACTCAAAACCACCCAAATTTCTTAAATTTAAAACTTTTTTGGCTGTGGCATGAGTGCCACAGGAGGATATACCTTTTGTCTCACAAACCATCCAGAAATATTCGCCCGCTATCCCTGCTGCTTTGCTTAACAATCTTCAATCATTCTATTGTTAGTAATGATTTCTCGAAATTAGGTGCGGTTGCGGTAATCGCCACGGCTGGAAATTTCAGGTATCATAGAGTCTAAGAGTCGGGTTAGCCGACAATCTAAATCTGTGCTAAAAACGCCGGGATAACTTTAAGTTATTTCTCAAAAAAGTCAGTATGAATCAAGTTAAAAAAAATACAACCAAGCTGAATCAATCAGTAGTGAAAGAGTCCGATCGCACTTGGGAAGTCGAGCAGCTACCATCGATCGACTTATCCTTAGAAATGACTGATAGCCGAGGGTCGAGTCAATTAAGTCACGATCGCCCCCAAGAAACCCCCAGGACTGCCGAAAAAAGGCGCCGCAGGGTAGATGGCAAGACGGATCGGACTCGATCGCCAGTCGTTTCAGGGGCCTTGATCAAGTGGCTGCTAGAGCGTTTGAGAAGCTCGAAAGGCGGGCTGGCGGCTTTCACCATGGCAGCAGTTTGGGGGTGGTGGAATAGCGAGTTATTGTTTTCAACCGGGCTGGGGATTGCAGCGATGATGCTGGTTTACCGAGGGCAGTTGGGCGACTGGCAGTTGCTGCGAGCTAAAGCCGAGCAATTTTGGGAGGGCCCGAACCGCCGGTTCGTTTTGGCTGTGGGCGCCGGGGGGATTTCTACCTTGGGCGCTTACATGAGTTTGGCGATTTGGGCGGACTCCGAGAGCCATTGGATAGCTTTGAGCCTGATTTTGCAGAATTTTGGCACGATCGCGATTGCAGGGCTGTTGCTGCGCCAAGCGCTGAGTTTCCAGGCCTCAAAAGATGAAGCGACGCTCGATCGCATCCTGGCAGATTTGACTGATGCTGACCCCGTGAAGCGTTTGATTGCAGTGCGGCAAATGACCGATTTGGTAAATAACAATGGGTTTAACAGCGTGACTTTTGTCAACGGTTCCTTGGTGAAGCCATCACAGAGGATCGCCCGTTCCCGCGCTGCTGAGTGCTTTCGCCTGATGCTGAGTCGAGAACCCGAAGCTTTAGTCCGCAATGCCCTTCTGGAAGGTTTGCAGACTTGGGACGATACTTACCAAAAAGAATTGGTTTA
It encodes the following:
- a CDS encoding MBL fold metallo-hydrolase, whose translation is MSSMQNQFTVHFWGVRGSIASPGAETVRYGGNTPCIEMRVGDSRLIFDGGTGLRVLGQTLLSQMPVEAHMFFTHSHWDHIQGFPFFVPAFIRGNCFHIYGAVAPNKATIQQRLNDQMLHPNFPVPLQIMGADLKFNDIEVGKPLSIGEIKVETAMLNHPGEAMGYRVNWRGYSAAYVSDTEHFPDRLDENVLYLARDAEVLIYDATYTDEEYYAQKTSKVGWGHSTWQEAVKVAHAANVKKLVIFHHDPLHSDEFLDRVGEQVAQRFPNSLMAREGLSLQLLPPHSNEVSEEASVEAPKVPV